A single region of the Rhizobium sp. NLR16a genome encodes:
- a CDS encoding DUF2244 domain-containing protein, translating into MMESNANSSNEQPVFAAELFPHRSLGRRGFKVLLILSGAVCFLYGMFFIASGAWPIGFFFGLDFALLYGAFWLNYRSGRVREQVTVSRTDVSVRKVAPSGRIVEHHFNPFWARFLVRRHQEIGILSMHIFGEGRRTDIGSFLNPDDRESFAKAFKGALATVKQRI; encoded by the coding sequence ATGATGGAAAGCAACGCCAACAGCTCCAACGAGCAGCCTGTTTTCGCCGCCGAGCTCTTCCCCCACCGGTCGCTCGGCCGCCGGGGCTTCAAGGTGCTGCTCATTCTGTCCGGCGCCGTATGTTTCCTCTACGGGATGTTCTTCATCGCCAGCGGCGCCTGGCCGATCGGCTTCTTCTTCGGATTGGATTTCGCGCTTCTTTACGGCGCCTTCTGGCTGAATTACCGCTCCGGACGGGTGCGCGAACAGGTCACCGTGTCGCGCACGGACGTATCGGTGCGCAAGGTTGCCCCATCGGGGCGGATCGTGGAGCATCATTTCAACCCGTTCTGGGCGCGGTTCCTCGTCCGAAGGCACCAAGAGATCGGCATCCTCTCCATGCATATTTTCGGCGAGGGCCGGCGCACGGATATCGGCTCCTTCCTCAATCCTGACGACCGCGAAAGTTTCGCCAAGGCCTTCAAAGGCGCGCTCGCCACGGTCAAACAGCGTATCTGA
- the nth gene encoding endonuclease III, which produces MTAEYRVSMANPKLKSLPQGTNMITRRKPAAAVKTAYSPAEREEIFRRFSVQRPEPRGELEHTNPFTLVVAVALSAQATDAGVNKATRALFKVADTPQKMLDLGEDKLRNYIKTIGLYRNKAKNVIALSQMLVDDFAGKVPETREELVRLPGVGRKTANVVLSMAFGQATMAVDTHIFRIANRIRLAPGKTPDEVEARLMKVVPKHYLYHAHHWLILHGRYTCKARRPECECCVIADICKSSEKSSDVPAPLVELPPQVIGEAVE; this is translated from the coding sequence ATGACCGCTGAGTATAGAGTTTCTATGGCGAATCCGAAACTCAAATCCCTGCCGCAAGGCACGAACATGATCACCCGCCGCAAACCGGCGGCGGCGGTCAAAACCGCCTATTCGCCGGCTGAACGCGAGGAAATCTTCCGTCGCTTTTCGGTGCAGCGGCCCGAGCCGCGGGGCGAGCTGGAGCACACCAACCCTTTCACCCTTGTCGTGGCGGTGGCTCTCTCCGCCCAGGCCACCGATGCCGGTGTCAACAAGGCGACGCGGGCGCTCTTCAAGGTGGCCGATACGCCGCAGAAAATGCTCGATCTCGGCGAGGACAAGCTTCGCAATTACATCAAGACGATCGGCCTTTACCGCAACAAGGCGAAAAACGTCATCGCGCTCTCGCAAATGCTGGTCGACGACTTCGCCGGCAAGGTGCCGGAAACGCGTGAGGAACTGGTTCGCCTGCCTGGCGTCGGCCGCAAAACTGCCAATGTCGTGCTGTCCATGGCCTTTGGCCAGGCCACCATGGCCGTCGACACGCACATCTTCCGGATCGCCAATCGCATCAGGCTTGCTCCCGGCAAGACACCGGATGAAGTCGAAGCGCGATTGATGAAAGTGGTGCCGAAACACTACCTCTATCACGCCCATCACTGGCTGATCCTCCACGGGCGCTACACCTGCAAGGCACGCCGACCCGAATGCGAGTGCTGCGTCATCGCCGACATTTGCAAATCGTCGGAGAAGAGCTCGGACGTGCCGGCCCCACTCGTCGAGCTACCGCCGCAGGTGATTGGCGAGGCCGTCGAGTAA
- a CDS encoding TetR family transcriptional regulator, which produces MSRSNRQRTEQTKKALIDAGRRLFVEKGYAETATPEIAAAAGMTRGALYHHFEDKKALFRAVVEAEARAVAEAIAASSTPDDTPRDALTAGAAAYFNAMMAEGRTRLLLIEAPAVLGLAATQAIDADNAETTLRAGLAAMFPRAGAALEPLALLLSAAFDRAALAIEAGAERRSYEQAIAALLDGLANHLRR; this is translated from the coding sequence ATGAGCCGCAGCAATCGCCAAAGAACGGAACAGACAAAAAAGGCGCTGATCGATGCCGGACGACGCCTCTTCGTCGAAAAGGGGTATGCCGAAACGGCGACGCCGGAGATCGCAGCGGCGGCGGGTATGACGCGCGGAGCGCTCTATCATCATTTCGAGGACAAGAAGGCGCTGTTTCGCGCGGTCGTCGAAGCCGAGGCGCGCGCAGTTGCCGAAGCGATCGCGGCATCTTCGACACCCGATGATACGCCGCGCGACGCGCTGACTGCGGGCGCTGCGGCCTATTTCAATGCGATGATGGCAGAGGGCCGCACGCGGCTGCTGCTGATCGAAGCGCCCGCCGTTCTTGGTCTGGCGGCGACTCAGGCGATCGATGCTGACAATGCCGAAACGACCTTGCGGGCAGGACTTGCAGCCATGTTTCCGAGAGCCGGCGCTGCGCTCGAGCCTCTGGCATTGCTGCTATCGGCGGCCTTCGACCGCGCTGCGCTGGCGATCGAAGCGGGTGCCGAACGGCGGAGTTACGAGCAGGCAATCGCTGCTTTACTCGACGGCCTCGCCAATCACCTGCGGCGGTAG
- a CDS encoding sugar-binding transcriptional regulator: MVKLKRGTHTAYSEASSLRLRAAWLYYNEGLTQKDVAEQLGISRTTVIRLLDESMKRSEVQIWINDSIGECVELSVKLERAYGLDEAIVVPAPVHCDVDSLAKNVGLALGQFLSEAIPDDYTIGVGWGRTMTASLASFRPPRRANCKVVSLLGGIVAVHQTNPIDYTWRLANQLGAECYMFLAPLLVDSIETKRNLIDKCGLDTIYRLAENLDLAIVSCGDIGPHSTSLSEGWISKAELRELINAGCVCDTMFNFLDRDGNSVDHSINQRVMSVDLDMLKEAKHIVLSSGGAHRATAIRATIKRIGCNTLITDEGAARALLDLAEQA; this comes from the coding sequence GTGGTCAAGCTCAAACGCGGCACCCATACCGCCTATTCGGAAGCGTCCTCGCTGCGGCTGAGGGCCGCATGGCTCTATTACAATGAAGGCCTGACCCAGAAAGACGTCGCCGAACAGCTCGGCATCAGCCGGACAACGGTGATCCGCCTGCTCGACGAGTCGATGAAACGCAGCGAAGTCCAGATCTGGATCAACGATTCGATCGGCGAATGCGTCGAGCTGTCCGTCAAGCTGGAGCGCGCCTATGGCCTTGACGAGGCGATCGTCGTGCCTGCGCCGGTTCATTGCGATGTCGATTCGCTGGCAAAGAATGTCGGCTTGGCGCTTGGCCAGTTCCTCTCCGAAGCCATCCCCGACGACTATACAATCGGCGTCGGCTGGGGCCGCACCATGACCGCTTCGCTGGCGAGCTTCCGGCCGCCACGCCGCGCCAATTGCAAGGTCGTTTCGCTGCTCGGCGGCATCGTTGCCGTGCACCAGACGAACCCGATCGATTACACCTGGCGGCTGGCCAATCAGCTCGGCGCCGAATGTTACATGTTCCTGGCGCCGCTTCTCGTCGATTCCATCGAAACCAAACGCAATCTGATCGACAAATGCGGGTTGGACACGATTTACCGTCTCGCCGAGAACCTCGATCTCGCGATCGTCAGCTGCGGTGATATCGGGCCGCACTCGACCTCGCTATCGGAAGGCTGGATATCGAAGGCCGAGTTGCGCGAGCTGATCAATGCCGGCTGCGTCTGCGACACCATGTTCAACTTCCTCGACAGGGACGGCAATTCGGTCGACCACTCGATCAACCAGCGCGTGATGTCCGTCGACCTCGATATGTTGAAAGAGGCCAAGCACATCGTGCTTTCCTCCGGCGGCGCCCACCGCGCCACCGCCATCCGCGCCACGATCAAGCGCATCGGCTGCAATACGCTGATCACCGATGAAGGTGCGGCGCGAGCATTGCTTGATCTGGCCGAACAGGCCTGA
- a CDS encoding sigma-70 family RNA polymerase sigma factor, producing MMTDAQITNPIGSNEWLPLAWRHWKDRLRPSPLALLLDSAARLFHPMVSEKSSGEQVASAADVSAQRELMQRFQNLIVPHLDAAYNFARFLSRDADAAQDIVQDAVLRAFRNFDSYRGGDPRAWLFAIVRNCCHAWRQQDRRKARFERHLSDGDDDETGENEIASEEDSPEAATIRRSEQQRVRAVISRLPEAMREILVLRELEDLSYRQIAEIIDAPIGTVMSRLARARHEFGEAWHACDKGEIAG from the coding sequence ATGATGACAGACGCTCAGATCACCAATCCCATCGGATCAAACGAGTGGTTGCCGTTGGCGTGGCGACATTGGAAGGACCGTCTTCGACCATCGCCGCTGGCCTTGCTTCTCGACAGCGCAGCGCGGTTGTTCCACCCTATGGTCTCGGAAAAGTCGAGCGGCGAGCAGGTTGCTTCGGCGGCCGATGTGAGCGCGCAGCGTGAACTCATGCAGCGCTTTCAGAACTTGATCGTTCCGCACCTTGACGCTGCCTATAATTTTGCCCGCTTCCTCAGCCGCGACGCGGATGCGGCGCAAGATATCGTCCAGGATGCAGTCCTGCGTGCCTTCCGCAACTTCGATAGCTATCGCGGTGGCGATCCGCGCGCCTGGCTCTTTGCCATCGTGAGAAACTGTTGCCATGCCTGGCGCCAGCAGGATCGCCGCAAGGCGCGGTTCGAGCGGCATCTGAGTGATGGCGACGACGATGAAACAGGTGAGAACGAGATCGCCTCGGAGGAGGATTCGCCAGAGGCGGCGACGATCCGGCGAAGTGAACAGCAGCGCGTGCGCGCTGTCATTAGTCGGCTCCCCGAGGCAATGCGGGAAATCCTCGTCTTGCGGGAGCTTGAGGATCTCTCCTACCGGCAGATCGCCGAAATCATCGACGCGCCGATCGGCACTGTCATGTCGAGGCTTGCAAGGGCGCGGCATGAATTTGGTGAAGCCTGGCACGCATGCGACAAAGGCGAGATTGCAGGATGA
- the tal gene encoding transaldolase, with translation MTSKLDQLREITTVVADTGDIEAVARLKPVDCTTNPSIVLKALGTPMFADAIKEAVAWGKKQGGNPEAVSSAVADRLAISVGAALVKLVPGRVSTEVDADLSFDTEASLAKARSIIAAYKDRGIDRDRILIKLASTWEGIRAAEVLQKEGIDCNLTLLFSKAQAIACADAKVFLISPFVGRILDWYKKSTGKDYTAEEDPGVISVREIYNYYKANDIKTIVMGASFRNAGEIEALAGCDRLTISPALLDELSKDDGKLERKLSPESRKPDAKVSVDEKTFRWMMNEDAMATEKLAEGIRAFAKDLTTLRTMVQKELQLAAA, from the coding sequence ATGACATCCAAGCTTGACCAACTTCGCGAGATTACCACCGTCGTCGCGGATACCGGCGACATCGAGGCTGTCGCGCGCCTGAAGCCTGTGGATTGCACGACCAATCCGAGCATCGTGCTGAAGGCATTGGGTACGCCGATGTTTGCCGACGCCATCAAGGAAGCCGTCGCCTGGGGCAAGAAGCAGGGCGGCAATCCGGAAGCGGTCTCCTCGGCCGTCGCCGATCGCCTCGCGATATCCGTCGGCGCCGCGCTGGTGAAGCTCGTCCCGGGCCGCGTCTCGACCGAGGTCGACGCCGATCTCTCCTTCGATACCGAGGCTTCGCTTGCCAAGGCACGTTCGATCATCGCCGCCTACAAGGACCGCGGCATCGATCGGGACCGCATCCTCATCAAGCTCGCTTCCACCTGGGAAGGCATTCGTGCCGCGGAAGTGCTGCAGAAGGAAGGCATCGACTGCAATCTGACGCTTCTGTTCAGCAAGGCCCAGGCGATTGCTTGCGCCGATGCCAAGGTGTTCCTGATCTCCCCCTTCGTCGGCCGCATCCTCGACTGGTACAAGAAGTCGACCGGCAAGGACTACACCGCCGAGGAAGATCCGGGCGTCATCTCCGTTCGCGAGATCTACAATTACTACAAGGCGAACGATATCAAGACGATCGTCATGGGTGCCTCCTTCCGCAACGCCGGCGAGATCGAAGCCCTTGCCGGCTGCGACCGGCTGACCATCAGCCCGGCGCTGCTCGACGAACTTTCCAAGGATGACGGCAAACTGGAGCGCAAGCTCTCGCCGGAAAGCCGCAAACCCGATGCCAAGGTCTCGGTCGACGAAAAGACCTTCCGCTGGATGATGAACGAGGACGCGATGGCGACGGAAAAGCTCGCCGAAGGCATCCGCGCCTTCGCCAAAGACCTGACGACGCTGCGCACCATGGTGCAGAAGGAACTGCAGCTCGCCGCCGCGTGA
- a CDS encoding VOC family protein, with protein MKSTSYYPVIMTDDVAGSARFYCAHFGFRAVFESNWYVHLQSEEEKHVALAVLDGNHETIPAAARGKVSGLLLNFEVADVDAVYAACRSANLPILQEIRDEDFGQRHFITADPNGVLIDIIKPIPPSAEFAAMYETSELPG; from the coding sequence ATGAAATCGACGAGCTATTACCCTGTCATCATGACCGACGACGTCGCCGGTTCCGCCCGCTTCTACTGCGCGCATTTCGGCTTCAGGGCAGTGTTCGAGAGCAACTGGTACGTACATCTGCAGTCGGAAGAGGAGAAGCATGTCGCTCTCGCCGTTCTCGATGGCAACCACGAAACCATTCCGGCTGCGGCTCGGGGCAAAGTGTCCGGATTGCTCCTCAATTTCGAGGTTGCCGATGTCGATGCGGTCTACGCTGCTTGCCGTAGCGCAAACCTTCCGATCCTGCAGGAGATCCGCGACGAGGATTTCGGCCAGCGGCATTTTATCACCGCCGATCCGAACGGCGTGCTGATCGACATCATCAAGCCGATCCCGCCGAGCGCCGAATTCGCGGCAATGTACGAGACATCTGAATTACCTGGCTGA
- a CDS encoding DUF1345 domain-containing protein — MAEEEPASSPVALALARKHASFIIAAVAGLVVFLAVTSREVSAGNILFGWNISAIVFVALSWRKMLRATVETIRKRSADLDFSDTVLLSLSIGAALASIAGIGTELHSIKEAPPDVALTRAGAAVLTILISWIFLHTLFTIHYAHYFYGGADEESGLKFPDGIEEPGYWDFLYFSFTIGVAAQTADVGVSSTSMRKLTLLHAVLSFLFNTTILALAINVGASLL, encoded by the coding sequence ATGGCGGAGGAGGAACCGGCAAGTTCGCCTGTGGCACTTGCACTTGCCCGCAAGCACGCAAGCTTCATCATCGCCGCTGTTGCTGGACTGGTGGTCTTCTTGGCTGTCACCTCGCGGGAGGTCAGCGCCGGCAATATCCTGTTCGGCTGGAATATCAGCGCCATTGTTTTTGTCGCGCTCAGCTGGCGCAAGATGCTGCGGGCGACGGTCGAAACGATCCGGAAACGCTCCGCCGATCTCGATTTTTCGGATACCGTTTTGCTGTCCCTTTCGATCGGCGCTGCGCTTGCGAGCATCGCCGGCATCGGCACCGAGCTTCATTCGATCAAGGAGGCGCCACCTGACGTCGCGCTGACGCGGGCGGGTGCCGCGGTGCTGACGATCCTGATCTCCTGGATTTTTCTGCATACGCTTTTCACCATCCACTATGCCCATTACTTTTATGGCGGGGCGGACGAAGAGAGCGGCCTCAAATTTCCCGACGGAATCGAAGAGCCCGGCTATTGGGACTTCCTCTATTTCTCCTTCACCATCGGCGTTGCCGCGCAGACCGCGGATGTCGGGGTCAGTTCGACCAGCATGCGCAAGCTAACATTGCTGCATGCCGTGCTGTCGTTCCTGTTCAACACGACGATCCTGGCGCTGGCGATCAATGTCGGCGCAAGCCTGCTTTAA
- a CDS encoding bifunctional helix-turn-helix domain-containing protein/methylated-DNA--[protein]-cysteine S-methyltransferase has product MDMIANLQTDITPDGPDYDIVRRVIELITEDYRDQPSLEAIAARLNQSPTQLQKTFTRWAGLSPKGFLQAVTLDHAKRLLRKEDMPLLETSIEVGLSGPSRLHDLFVTHEAMSPGEWKAKGGGLSIRYGFHICPFGVALIMVTDRGLAGLAFSDSGGERACLEDMTGRWPNAEYIEDLQATMPYAARIFQPGKWSSEQPLRVVLIGTDFQVRVWQSLMKIPFGKAVTYSDIANDIGRPTAQRAVGAAVGANPISFVVPCHRALGKNGALTGYHWGLTRKRAMLGWESAHA; this is encoded by the coding sequence ATGGATATGATTGCGAACCTGCAGACCGACATCACGCCTGACGGCCCTGATTATGATATCGTCCGTCGGGTCATCGAACTCATCACCGAGGATTATCGCGATCAGCCGTCGCTGGAGGCGATCGCCGCTAGGCTCAACCAGTCGCCGACGCAATTGCAGAAGACCTTCACCCGCTGGGCTGGCCTCTCGCCGAAAGGTTTCCTGCAGGCGGTGACGCTCGACCACGCCAAGCGGCTGCTGCGCAAGGAAGACATGCCGTTGCTCGAGACGTCGATCGAAGTCGGCCTCTCCGGGCCAAGCCGCCTGCACGACCTTTTCGTGACCCATGAGGCGATGTCACCTGGCGAATGGAAGGCAAAAGGCGGCGGCCTCTCCATCCGCTACGGCTTCCACATCTGCCCCTTCGGCGTGGCGCTGATCATGGTGACCGATCGCGGTCTTGCCGGCCTTGCCTTCAGCGATTCCGGCGGTGAAAGGGCTTGCCTCGAGGACATGACCGGCCGCTGGCCGAATGCCGAATACATCGAAGACCTGCAGGCGACGATGCCCTATGCCGCCCGCATCTTCCAACCCGGAAAATGGTCTTCCGAGCAGCCGCTCCGCGTCGTACTGATCGGCACGGACTTCCAGGTGCGCGTCTGGCAGAGCCTCATGAAGATACCGTTCGGCAAGGCGGTCACCTATTCCGACATCGCCAACGATATCGGCCGGCCGACGGCGCAGCGCGCTGTCGGCGCGGCGGTGGGCGCAAATCCGATCTCCTTCGTGGTGCCTTGCCACCGGGCGCTCGGCAAGAACGGGGCGTTGACGGGTTACCACTGGGGCCTCACACGCAAACGGGCGATGCTCGGCTGGGAATCGGCGCATGCGTAA
- a CDS encoding MurR/RpiR family transcriptional regulator: MEDFVHKLRQYVKSGTPAERRIAKYFSEHLNDLPFETAASVADRLDLSPMTVGRFLRALGYQGLDSVKVEIRETVTTSPAQLQSAMSELHADAAEGKPLAVLVAEQIQALHHIYHLTAQPLWAEAVRLISTAREVSIATHARLASLANHFCQRLTQARDGVRTLDATDNRFAELFARQAVDDALLVIIDCRRFAKARLLARTARRYGYKVVLISPQQADWMADQSNVMLSLPPARAPDLDNLPPLIALLDCLSESVILEVGEEAALRRRRMLEFATVLGETANH, encoded by the coding sequence GTGGAAGACTTTGTGCACAAACTCAGGCAATACGTAAAAAGCGGCACACCGGCCGAGCGTCGCATCGCGAAATATTTCTCCGAGCACCTCAACGACCTGCCGTTTGAGACGGCAGCATCTGTCGCCGACAGGCTGGACCTCTCGCCGATGACCGTTGGGCGCTTCCTGCGCGCGCTCGGCTACCAGGGTTTGGACAGCGTCAAAGTGGAAATTCGCGAGACCGTGACGACATCGCCGGCGCAATTGCAGAGCGCCATGAGCGAGCTGCATGCGGACGCCGCGGAGGGCAAGCCGCTTGCCGTGCTGGTTGCCGAGCAGATCCAGGCCCTGCATCACATCTATCATCTGACGGCGCAGCCGCTTTGGGCCGAAGCCGTCCGCCTGATCAGCACGGCCCGCGAAGTATCGATCGCCACCCATGCGCGGCTCGCAAGCCTTGCCAATCACTTCTGCCAGCGGCTGACGCAGGCCCGCGATGGCGTCCGCACGCTCGATGCCACCGACAACCGTTTTGCCGAACTCTTCGCCCGGCAGGCCGTGGACGACGCTTTGCTCGTCATCATCGATTGCCGCCGTTTCGCCAAGGCGCGGCTGCTTGCCAGAACCGCGCGGCGCTACGGCTACAAGGTCGTGCTAATTTCGCCGCAGCAAGCAGACTGGATGGCGGATCAGTCAAACGTCATGCTGTCCTTGCCGCCGGCACGCGCCCCTGATCTCGACAATCTTCCGCCGCTGATTGCGCTGCTCGATTGCCTGTCCGAATCCGTCATTCTCGAAGTCGGAGAGGAGGCAGCCCTCCGCCGCCGCCGCATGCTGGAATTTGCGACCGTCCTCGGTGAAACCGCGAACCATTAG
- a CDS encoding sulfate transporter family protein, whose amino-acid sequence MILDAARLSLANLFAPETRSVFWKVLGLTLLVLVGLWFALRGAFMAFLFPWLTSFFPEMPDWAGWFALVFAIFAGIGLALVLALLLSPVTALIAGLFLDDVADVIEKRDYPGDAPGAAMPLGPAMASSIKFLGVVILGNIVALLLLFVPGVNLVAFFLVNGYLLGREFFEFAAMRFRPPHEARLFRTKHAPTVFLGGLVIALFLAIPVVNLLTPLFAAGMMVHLHKLISAKDAGFRA is encoded by the coding sequence ATGATTCTTGATGCCGCACGCCTTTCGCTCGCCAATCTGTTCGCGCCGGAGACACGCTCGGTCTTCTGGAAAGTGCTCGGCCTGACGCTTCTCGTCCTCGTCGGCCTCTGGTTCGCGCTACGCGGGGCCTTCATGGCCTTTCTCTTTCCCTGGCTCACCAGCTTCTTTCCCGAGATGCCGGACTGGGCGGGGTGGTTCGCGCTGGTTTTCGCGATCTTCGCCGGGATCGGCCTTGCGCTCGTGCTGGCGCTGCTGCTTTCGCCTGTGACGGCGCTGATCGCAGGCCTTTTCCTCGACGATGTCGCCGACGTTATCGAAAAACGTGACTATCCCGGCGACGCGCCGGGTGCCGCAATGCCGCTCGGCCCGGCGATGGCGAGCTCGATCAAATTTCTCGGGGTTGTGATCCTTGGCAATATCGTGGCGTTGTTGCTACTGTTCGTTCCCGGCGTCAATCTGGTCGCGTTCTTTCTGGTGAACGGCTACCTGCTCGGACGGGAATTCTTCGAATTCGCCGCCATGCGCTTCCGTCCGCCTCATGAGGCGCGGCTCTTCCGCACCAAACATGCGCCGACGGTCTTTCTCGGCGGGCTGGTGATCGCCCTCTTTCTGGCGATCCCGGTGGTCAACCTGCTGACGCCCCTCTTCGCGGCGGGTATGATGGTGCATCTGCACAAGCTGATTTCCGCAAAGGACGCCGGTTTCCGCGCCTGA
- a CDS encoding anti-sigma factor, whose protein sequence is MSDTHQKGCPEWRVMLHGFVDGELDSDHAAQFEDHLAACTDCRAEVERVQAVREIIDQDGVKWRPPEALRSHVLSMLSFEQATTSGLPLPLRVAGWRRALVFFRQWSFVPSLAALAVGAFLFVNAPSQTALLQEQILSSHIRSMMADHLTDVLTSDQHTVKPWFNGKLDFSPPVSDLSKDGFPLIGGRVDYLGGRAVAALVYRRHGHVINLFVWPAGSAAETTAVHDGYNMEQWSDGGLVFSAISDVAAGDLAEFEALFRKAARG, encoded by the coding sequence ATGAGCGACACGCACCAAAAAGGCTGCCCGGAATGGCGTGTCATGCTGCATGGCTTTGTCGATGGCGAACTCGATTCAGACCACGCGGCACAATTCGAGGATCATCTTGCTGCCTGTACGGATTGCAGAGCGGAGGTGGAAAGGGTTCAGGCCGTGAGAGAGATCATCGATCAAGATGGCGTCAAATGGCGGCCGCCCGAAGCGCTGCGTTCACATGTCCTGTCGATGCTGTCGTTTGAACAGGCGACAACATCCGGCCTGCCGTTGCCACTCCGGGTGGCCGGATGGCGCCGCGCCCTGGTTTTCTTCCGGCAATGGAGCTTCGTTCCTTCACTCGCGGCATTGGCGGTCGGCGCCTTCCTGTTCGTCAACGCACCGTCTCAGACCGCGCTTCTGCAGGAACAGATCCTTTCAAGCCATATCAGGTCGATGATGGCCGACCATCTGACCGACGTGCTGACCTCGGATCAGCATACGGTAAAACCGTGGTTCAACGGCAAGCTCGATTTTTCACCGCCGGTCAGCGACCTATCCAAGGACGGCTTTCCACTGATCGGCGGGCGGGTCGACTATCTCGGTGGTCGCGCCGTTGCGGCCCTCGTCTATCGGCGCCACGGCCATGTCATCAACCTGTTCGTTTGGCCCGCAGGATCGGCCGCAGAGACGACAGCCGTGCATGACGGCTACAATATGGAGCAATGGTCGGATGGCGGGCTCGTTTTCTCAGCGATTTCAGATGTCGCCGCCGGCGATCTGGCCGAGTTCGAGGCGCTCTTCAGGAAGGCGGCAAGGGGTTAA